The segment TGCGATCCCTTCTGTGATGGCTTCTCCGCCGTCTCCGAGGAAGAAGGGAACGAACACTACCAATGCCACAACGACGGCGAGTATGATGCCGTGTGGCGTGGATCCGCCACCGCCGCCTATAACGCCTTGACGATCTTGATACATTTTGTCGATGATGAGTGTGTGAGAGAGTGtgtcttttttctatttttctcttttttttcttttcattacaGTTGGAATATGTAATGGGAAGCGAGCGAGGGACGCGTTTGTCTTTTTGTAAAGTTCAAATTATTTtcctcttttttgttttttttttcttttaaattactTCGAAACTCGTGGGACGTTTCCTTTCAAACGTTGTTTACGATAATTAACAGAACCACTTTAACAGAAAATTAAAAGATGTCAGGATCTTCAATGTTTTAGAGGGGGATTCATCTACATTTACCGACGCCCAAAAAGCACCATAAGTAAACTTTAGAATTTCATAAAATTTGTAAGCCTGGCCCATGGCTAATGGGTTTTATGTCAGTTTGCTCGGTTCGGTCCGTAGTTCAATCGTGTGTGATGGCCAGTATAATCACTAGTGTTTTGACCTCActacatataaaaaaataataggttATTCATTATTCAAATACTTTAGCTCAATAATCAAAGATCTAGAGGGGTTTATTGTATTGATGATTTGAGagaattttagtttttgttcaAATCTCTTCTTATCTTATCTAGTATTTATAGAAGTCCTACCAAATCCATACTTATTAAATTAGTCATTTGCTCAAATTCTTTCAAATCTCTCCTTATGGAAAATAAGAATTTCACTCATAATATTTATCAAGAATTATTTAGAATTATCAGATAATTGGTTTTATAGATAAAATTCATTAGAAACAAATACCATCTAAGGAAATggtatttcaaaataaaataaacaaaacaattgttttcatcttcttcgtttAATCTAGCGTAGTCTTCTCCTCTTCATTATAATATGTTAAACTAGATGAGCTCTACACTTAAAATCACAATTGGTGATTATTTGAGAGGTtcatttatcttatatattactaaagatCTCTTTCAACTAGATGTGAaacactttgtgtctaatacgccccctcgagatgatggttcTCTGAACGTTAATCTCGGAATGTTTGGATAAAGATCAATGGGCTAACTTTATGCtagatcgatgtggatcgggttggatTGCGTGGATCGGgttctgataccatattaagCAAGATGTgtttcacacttaaaaccaattggtgattagtggagtagtccatccaccttatatattactaaagatCTTTTCCAACTATCGATATGGAAAAATTTGTGTCTAATAGTAAAACCCAATCCATATACCATCATTGATCACCATTTACACAACCACACAAAAGACATAGAAAATCAAGAACGAATGTTTTGCATTGCATGATGAGAGGGCAACGAGAGATGAACTCTTGAacattctttattttattttttgtaccTCAGCTTCTTCTATTTCCATCATAGCTCCTCGTTCCCCGTGACAGACAATCCTCAAGCTTACTTCCTTTTCATGGGGCCCAACTTTTTTTTCAACCATTTTATCATTTGTTTTATAACCTCAAAGGCCAAAACCAACTAAGATACAAAATGGGTTTTTGACACGATCATCAAATATAGTGTAggtataatttatagatatactCGAGTTTGAacataaagtaagaaaaaagtATAACACATTGTTTTGTCATTTTCTCCACAAACCTTACGGTCCTATGTAAGCTTAAACAAAAGGTCAAAGATATTgtaaacaataattttaaaccCTTTTTGATGGATATTAATATTCATAATGTGGTTGAAATAAAGATCTCTAAACTTAATAATCTCACCAACCGTCCTCTTCCACTACTTATACAAATCATAGCATCCATAACAATACTTTTGAAGCTaacattattttcataataaagcTCTTTCTCTTAGGTTTCCTCCGACACACGCAAGACTTTTGACTTTTTTTACTATGTATCCTTTTGACAGCAAAAGAATACAAACTAGGACCAATcgttttcattcttttttggAGTTTGGCTTGTTCCTTCACGAGATTACATTGTTCTTACACCtctgttctctctctctagtctctctctctcatcttaTCCCATAAAACCATCTTAAACTTGTGTGCAACAGACAACAGTGTATCAGCAAATGGCTTACCTTCCACCTTCTCCTCCAAATCTTATCTCCTGTAATGAGAGTTCTGATCTTGAATCCATTCAGGAGATTGTAGTTTCCATCAACGACTACATTCTCAGCGTTATATCAAACCCTGAAGTATGGTTTTCACTTAAGCAGCAATGCATTAGCATGTTAAGCATTGAAGAGGAGAATACACTCTTTGAATTCTCCTCCGAACACTCTGCTCTCTCGAATCTCTATTGGGGAATCCAAAGCATCGAAGCTTCTATTCAACCCGAAACCTCAGAAGAGAAGATGTCTCGCCTCAGAAACTCAGAGAGGATGCTTCAAATGCCTGCGTTGCTTGAAGAACAAGGAACCACCACTTCAGGTGTTCCCAACTCAACCTTGGTTGCTTTCTCTTACTATTACCTCTCCATCGTAAGCTGTCTCCAAGGTGATTCCCTGCAGACCACATTGCATTTTCTCCAGTCAGTTTTGGTCTCACCTGATGTCCTAAGAAATGACATTGCCCCTGAGCTCTGCCAGTGTATTTTCTTCACTCCTGGTGTGTCTAAGTCAGATGAAGAGGTCAGAGATATTGCAAGGAAGTATAAATATAGAGCAACTTATTACCAGGTTATATCATATGGAAAGAGTCATCAACGGTCCAGTGAATGTACAGAGAAGCTGCTTCAAAGGCCAATGAAATATAGGTATGGGTTCCAAGCTTATAATCAAACACACATAAGTCTGTTCTGTAATTCTCTTTTGGTATTTGGTTCCTGAAACAGAGAAAACCTAATTGTAAAAGTCAATAAGTATATGCAGTGTTGCTAACATCTACACATGAACAGGCCAGCGATATATACAGCTAATGAACATTCAGTTACCTGTGAGGTAGGTTCATTAATGACCATACATTTTCTTGGGCGTAAAGTTTAACATTATATATTCTTTAACTTCATGGTCTCCATGTTGAAGTCATTGCAGTACCAGAACCCCCAGAGTGTTGATATGCAAGAGAATGAGCTTAATGACATCTTTAACAAATCCAAAACATCAAGGAAGATTGAAAAATCTGCAAACAACTTCAAAGGTTCCTCATGTTTGGATTGGAACCTGCATGAAGATTACAATCCAGAGGTTGGAAAAGATACAAGAGTCATGAGCCTCAATGACTTCTTGAATGACTCTCAGCCAACCAAAGCATATAATGAAGAGACATTAGCCAACAGATCTCAAAGTTTAATCGGTCATTTTAACCGTTCCATCTTTGACATTCAGGCTCAGCAAGCATATAAAGCTAGGAGTGCCCACATAGAAGATGTCTCTTCTTTGAGGCAACTGGAGTTAGAAGAAGATTCATCCTATGGTTCCATAACTTTTGAAGGAATGAGGAGAAATCTGCAAACCATACAACTAGGAGATGGAGTTCAGACACATTCAAGAAGAGCCCGGAGAATGAGTTTATGGGAGAACCTACAGAGCTTTATAAAGGAAGTTCTAGGGAACGATGATGAGAAGTATCTCTCAGAGGTTACAATGATCTATCAaattctcaacgggaaacaagGAGTCAAATATAGCATGCTCAAGGATGTCATTCTAGATCAGTTGCTTACAGCTATTTCAAGTTCTGAGGAGAAAACTGTGATTAAAGCGTCAATGACCGCACTTACCAAGATCATATCAGTTAATCGAACAGCTATAGATGAGGTCAAGAAGAAGGGTTTGAATCTAAGCCATTTAGCAAACGCCCTGAAACAGAATGTGCAAGAAGCAGCTATTCTCATCTACCTGATAAAACCATCTCCAACAGAAATAAAAAGTCTTGAGCTGTTACCAGCTCTTGTGGATGTCGTTGcatccacttcttcttcctcttcgtaCACATTTAGACCTTCACCTCCTCTCTTGACACCTCCTGCAGCATCACTGATGATAATTGAAGTGCTTGTTACTGCTTTTGATCATGCTACAAACACCATGCACTTGGCTGAGATCAGCTCTCCTTCTGTCCTTGGTGGACTTCTTGATGTTGCAAAAAGTGGAAACTCAGGGGAATTCATCTCCTTGGCCAGAGTTTTAGTCAAGTGCATGAAGTTTGATGGAATCAACAGGAAGTATATCTATCAGCATACTCGAGTGGCTCCTTTTGCGCATCTCCTACAGAGCAAAGACAGAGAAGAAATCTTCATTGCTC is part of the Raphanus sativus cultivar WK10039 chromosome 5, ASM80110v3, whole genome shotgun sequence genome and harbors:
- the LOC108857238 gene encoding putative E3 ubiquitin-protein ligase LIN-1, which translates into the protein MAYLPPSPPNLISCNESSDLESIQEIVVSINDYILSVISNPEVWFSLKQQCISMLSIEEENTLFEFSSEHSALSNLYWGIQSIEASIQPETSEEKMSRLRNSERMLQMPALLEEQGTTTSGVPNSTLVAFSYYYLSIVSCLQGDSLQTTLHFLQSVLVSPDVLRNDIAPELCQCIFFTPGVSKSDEEVRDIARKYKYRATYYQVISYGKSHQRSSECTEKLLQRPMKYRPAIYTANEHSVTCESLQYQNPQSVDMQENELNDIFNKSKTSRKIEKSANNFKGSSCLDWNLHEDYNPEVGKDTRVMSLNDFLNDSQPTKAYNEETLANRSQSLIGHFNRSIFDIQAQQAYKARSAHIEDVSSLRQLELEEDSSYGSITFEGMRRNLQTIQLGDGVQTHSRRARRMSLWENLQSFIKEVLGNDDEKYLSEVTMIYQILNGKQGVKYSMLKDVILDQLLTAISSSEEKTVIKASMTALTKIISVNRTAIDEVKKKGLNLSHLANALKQNVQEAAILIYLIKPSPTEIKSLELLPALVDVVASTSSSSSYTFRPSPPLLTPPAASLMIIEVLVTAFDHATNTMHLAEISSPSVLGGLLDVAKSGNSGEFISLARVLVKCMKFDGINRKYIYQHTRVAPFAHLLQSKDREEIFIALQFLHEVLKIPRSSAIKILQQIKKEGSFDIQDTLLQCIKQLQGDHRLFAADILLQLNVLDSPPESKKFRNEAIRALLEAVTYSECKNMQLLSTLILSNIGGTYSWKGEPYTAAWLMKRGGLTSISHMNMIRNINWSDECLQDTGIDGWCCKIARRIIETGKSTFCGLQEGLKSKNKSVAKACLIAIAWLSIEISKGPNSLKYSACEVLLEEISQLLHPGLELEERLLACICIYNFSSGKGIHKLINFSEGVRESLRRLSNMTWMADELHKATYYLFSKSDQRISCVHTQTIEMHQSGSGAVTALIYHKGLLFSGYSDGSVKVWNVDEKLSSTLLWNIKEHKSAVTCFSVSETGESVLSGSADKTIRIWQIVKGKLECVEVIKTKESIRRLEALGNMIFVITKGHKMKMIDSSRTSQSIFKGKGVKSMVASQGKMYIGCVDSSIQELILANKREKEIRAPTRSWRIQNKPISSVVVYKDMLYSSSTHVEMSNIKDLRRSYEPQMSISAEKGSNIVAMAVVEDFIYLNRSSSTNTIQVWLRRTQQKVGRLSAGSKITSLLTGNDIVFCGTEAGVIKGWVPL